A single window of Gossypium hirsutum isolate 1008001.06 chromosome A10, Gossypium_hirsutum_v2.1, whole genome shotgun sequence DNA harbors:
- the LOC121207759 gene encoding uncharacterized protein isoform X1, with translation MSVVWTSWSYRLEILRGFDENFEGVSDQPMQAHCHQFQGTSTSCAGHHYCSHRTAPTDSTTSFNHGSCFSNPVNPTVWYPDSGASNHVTNDLDNLQGAAPYTGYQDRKRLIGRSHS, from the exons ATGTCAGTTGTGTGGACGAGTTGGTCATACCGTCTAGAAATTTTGAGGGGGTTTGATGAGAATTTTGAGGGGGTTTCTGACCAGCCTATGCAGGCTCATTGTCATCAATTTCAGGGAACTTCAACTTCTTGTGCTGGACATCACTACTGCTCTCATAGGACTGCTCCAACTGATTCTACTACGAGTTTCAATCACGGATCATGTTTTTCGAATCCTGTGAACCCGACAGTATGGTACCCCGATTCAGGGGCATCCAATCATGTTACTAATGATTTGGATAACTTGCAGGGTGCAGCTCCCTATACAG GATATCAAGATAGGAAACGTCTTATTGGTAGGTCACATTCATAA
- the LOC121207759 gene encoding uncharacterized protein isoform X2 yields MSVVWTSWSYRLEILRGFDENFEGVSDQPMQAHCHQFQGTSTSCAGHHYCSHRTAPTDSTTSFNHGSCFSNPVNPTVWYPDSGASNHVTNDLDNLQGAAPYTDLT; encoded by the exons ATGTCAGTTGTGTGGACGAGTTGGTCATACCGTCTAGAAATTTTGAGGGGGTTTGATGAGAATTTTGAGGGGGTTTCTGACCAGCCTATGCAGGCTCATTGTCATCAATTTCAGGGAACTTCAACTTCTTGTGCTGGACATCACTACTGCTCTCATAGGACTGCTCCAACTGATTCTACTACGAGTTTCAATCACGGATCATGTTTTTCGAATCCTGTGAACCCGACAGTATGGTACCCCGATTCAGGGGCATCCAATCATGTTACTAATGATTTGGATAACTTGCAGGGTGCAGCTCCCTATACAG ATTTGACATGA